The DNA region CCATGGATCGAAAAACTCAGCTGGCGATGAGCCTGTATAAAGTGTTTACCAATTCGTTCAAAAGCGTGAACGAGCATGTCATAAACGGCGGTAAAACCGAAGGCTTGAACCCGACGTCTTTTGCCGTCATGGAAATTTTGCATAATACAGGCCGTCTGCCTATTCAGCAGATCGGATCCCAGCTGCTCTTGCAGAGCGGCAATGTGACGTATGTCGTCGATCGGCTCGAAGAGAAGGGGCTCGTGCGCCGCAGTCCATGCCCCGAGGATCGTCGAGTGATCTATGCCGAGCTGACTCCGGAAGGCGAAGCTCTGATGCAGCGGCTTTATCCGGAGCACGAGCGCCAGATCTTATACGCACTGGAAGGATTGAATGAAGAGGAAAAGCTTCAGCTCATCCGGCTTCTTCGAAAAATGGGGGATTATGCGAAGCAAGCCCATTCTTCGGCAGGTCGGTAACGTCCTGAAAAAAGCGATTATTGCAGGAAAGAACCCTGTCTCGTAAGTGAGGCAAGGTTCTTTGTCTATTTTCAATACGGATATTGCCATATCAACGTGAAAAAACTTTTTAAAAACATGATATTCTTTCAGCCTTCGTCATTCTGCTTATGCTGATTCAGCCTCTCTTATGATTGAAAGAGCCGCGTGATCAGTTCCCCGGTGACGCCTCTCCGTCGGTCTCATCCTCGGGCTGCGGAGGCGCATTGCGGAAAGCCGCTACAATCAGCATACATACGACAGCCATGACGGCCATCCCGACGAACAAAGAATTCAAGCTTCCCTCCAATATGCCGCTCAGCATTCCGCCTGCTCCCTCCGGAAGCTCAGCCGTCCCGTGCGGAGTCAGCAGCTTGTTGATATCGTCGCTGGAGATGCCGCCCGCATCCGGTTCAGCTGCTAGTCGGCTGGCTATCCCGGCGTTCACCCATAATCCGAACACCGCCACGCCGACCGTCTGTCCAAAGGTCCGGATAAAGGAATTCAGCGCCGTCGAGGCTCCCCGCACCTGATAACCGACCGATGACTGGGCAATAATCTGAAATAATGTCGAAATATAACCGAAGCCCAGCCCATAAATGAACGTAAATGTCAGCAGCAGGGCAAGTGCCGTCTCCTTATACATAAATGCCAGCCCGACGGCCCCGATGATGAGAAATACGACGCCGATCAAAGCGGTTTTGCGGGATCCCGTCTTCACGATCAGCCGTCCCCCGATCACTGATCCGATCAGCCAGCCGATGGACATCGGAGCCAGCGACAGGCCCGACAGGGTGGCATTGCCTCCCCTGACGCCTTGAATCCACAGCGGCAAATACGTGGTTAATCCGATGATCAGCGCGCTGACGAGAATATTCGCGAGCGTAGATACGGAAATATCGCGGATCCTGAATAAATTCAGCGGCAGCATCGGCTCCTTTACGCGGCTCTCCACGATCAGGAAGGCAATGAGAAGCACCACCGAACCTCCGATAAGGCCGATCATCATCGGGGAAGTCCAGGAATAGCCCTCTCCACCTCCAACAGCCAGCGCAAAGAGAAGCGCGGTCATACCGACCGCAAACAATGCCGCCCCGGTATAATCGATCGAAACCTTGCGGGCGGTTCGCTCTTCCCGGAAATAGCGGAGAATCAACCAGATGGAAACGACACCGAACGGCATATGGAAGACAAAGATCCAGTGCCAGGATAGAAAGTCTACAAAGTATCCTCCGATCAATGGACCGATCAGGGACGAAATGCCCCATACGGAGCTGATCATTCCCTGAACCTTCCCTCTCTCCTCCAGGTTGTAGATGTCCCCGATGATCGTAAAGGTCACGGGGATTACCGCCCCGGCCCCGATCCCCTGGATCGCCCTGAAAATAATGAGCTGCGTCATGCTCTGCGAGAGGCCGCACAGCAGCGACCCCGCCAGGAATATGAGGGAGCCGTACAGGAATACCGGCTTTCGCCCGTACAGATCGCTAACTTTGCCGAAAATCGGCGTCGTGACGGCCATCGTAAGCAGGAACGCGGTAAAAATCCAGCTCATCAGGCTAACGCTGCCGAAGCTGCTAATGATGGCCGGTCCTGCAGGTCCGACAACCGTTCCTTCGATCGCGGCCATAAAGGTCGACAGCAAAATACCGACCAGAATATAGCCCCGCTTATTTTGTTTCAGTGCATTCACGTGTCCTTCGTCCCCTTTGCTTTGAACAGCTTCTTCACCGCTCGCTGCCGAGCACCCATCCCCCGGCGATTAAATATATGCGAAAAAGAGCTGACAACAGTATAAAAAGCGCCTCCCAATTATGCAGGAGCGCTTTTCGCACATGTAATATTTCTATTATAAAGGCTGCTGGGGCATATGCACAGACTCTTCTGGGTTTCTGCCCCGAAGATGGATTACCGAATCGGCGTACGGCCGCATGATGGCCGGATCGTGCGTAATCATCAGAATCGCCGCACCCTCGTCCGTGACAAACCGGCAGAGCTGGACGATGCGGTCCATAGCGGCATAGTCCATGCCGGAGGTCGGCTCGTCCAAAATATAAAGCGGCCTGGCAAGGATCATTTGGCTGATCAGGCTGAGCAGCCGTTTCTCTCCTTGGCTGAGCAGATAAGGAGACATATGAAGACGCTTGGACAAGCCTGCTGTGTGAAGCAGGTAGTTCGCCCTGCTCTGCTGGGCGTCAGTCAGCGGCGGGCGTTTGGCTGCGGGCAGACCGCCATGCAGGCTGTAGACCAGCTCCTCCCAGACATTCGGAGCCGTAAACATATATTCGGGCTGTTGGAATACATAGCCGATTCGCTCGGCCCGGCGATGCACCGGAATCCCGGTCAAATCTTCCCCTTGCCACAGGATGCTCCCTTTCGGCGCGGGCAGAAGGCCCATAATCAAACGGCTCAGCGTCGTTTTGCCCGAGCCGTTCTCCCCCGTCAGCAGCGTCCAGCTGCCAGGCTCCAGGACAGAGTCCACAGAGCTGAGCGCTTCCCGCCCGCCGGGATAGCTGTAACGGAGCGAGCGCAGCTCAAGCAGCGGCACCGGGGCCCTGGCGGCGGGCGCATTTGGCGCGGCCGCAGTGACGGGTGCAGCCGACGCCGATTGTGATGCGGCGCCTTGCATACCTGCGGTGCCATCCGCTGGCGCCCTGGATCGCGCGGCGGTTGGCGGGGCCACGGCACCCCGCGCGGCCGCGCCGCCTGCTGCCTCCCCTGCGGGACGAGGCAGCAGCCCCAGCTGCGCCAGCTGCTCCCCGCAGCGGCGCAGCAGCTCCTCCGGCGGCCCGTCGAGCACGACGGTGCCGCCGTCCAGGACGATGACGCGCTGCGCGGCGCGCGCGGCATCGTCAAAGCGGCCGGACGCCGTAATGAGCGTCCGGCCCTCGCCCTGCAGCGCAACGCACAGCTGCAGGAATCTCGCCTGCGCAGCCGCATCAAGGCTCGCGCAGGCGTCGTCGAAGACGTACAGCCGCGGCTGTAGCGCCAGCACCGCGGCAATGGCGGTGCGCTGCCGCTGTCCGCCGGACAGGCTGCGCACCGGGTCGGACCGCCGGTCCAGCAGATCGACCGCGGTCAAAGAGGCCGCGATGCGCCGCTCGATCTCTTCCGGCGCAGCCCGCAGGTTCTCGGGCCCGAACGCCGCTTCATCCTCGACGATGCCCTGGACAAGCTGCGCATCGGGATCCTGGAACAGCACCCCCATCGCCTCCGTAACATCGGCAAGCGGGGCTGAGGCGGGATCCATCCCGTCCAGCAGCAGAACGCCTTCCCGGGTTCCGCCCCCGCTTCGCGGAAGAAGGCCGCTCAGCAGCTGGCACAGCGTGGATTTGCCGCATCCGCTTGCCCCGATCACGGCCATCCGCTCGCCCGGCTGCACCGTGAAGCTGAGCTGATGCAGGACCGGCTGCTCCTCGCCGTCGTATATAAAACCGAGATCCCGGCATTCCACCTTCGTTCCGATCAAGCCAATCATCCCTTCGCGCTGACGGCAAACCTGCGCAGCAGCCCCGTCTTCGCCAGAGCTTCGCCCAGCACTTTCGTCAGCAGGCCGCACAGGAAGATCCCGCTTAATATCCGCACGACCAGCGCAATCCCCAGAACACCGATCGGCCACGCCGTGTAGCCGAACATATTCGCAGCGAACACGAACCAGAGCGGCACCATCGCACCGCCGGCCAGCATCAGCACGCCCGCGCTCCAATTCCGGTAACGCATAGCTGCAAAAATAATCTCGGCGATGACCATGTAGCATGCAGCAGCGACAAAGCATGACGCAATGCCGTAGACCGTTCCTGTCATGGCCTGGATCGTTCCTCCGATCGCATAGGTGACAACCGCGGTTCCGGGTTTACGGATAATGTAATAAGCCAGCAGGCCGTATACCATGTAGATGCCGGTGGTCGTCGATGTCGCGATCGGTCCGCCAAGGCTGCTCAGCAGCTTGTTGACCGGCCCGATATACACGGTGATGACGGCGTTGACCGCAGCCAGCATCGCCATCAGAATAATTTCCTGCGTCGTGAATGCAAACCATTTTCGATTCGTTGATGAATGATTCAAAATTAATCCTCCTTAGGTCCCGTCCCTATCGGTCAGCCCGGGTTGGTTTGGTTAGCCAGCGTCTTACGCAGCCGATCGAAATGATCAGCCAGTCCGACGAATCATGCCTGCCGGACTTATAATCCGGGCCAAGCCGGACGCTTTGCTAAGTCATATTTTGCCTCGATTCGCGCTTATCGTCAACCATATTTTCGCATCTACAGGTTAACAATTTAAACAATCCACCCCAACAATACCGTTAACAAGACATAGACGAATGCAGAAATGACATGCATTGGCGAAACGTTAACCGTCTGGCGAAACGTCCTGTCCGGATGCGCGCCGAAGCCCTTGGCCTCCATAGCGCCGGCCGTCTGCTGAACCCGCCGCAGCGCATTTAGCAGCACTGACGATACGAATGCCATCCCATAGCGGATTCGTCCCATGAGCCCCTTGGGAGGCTGATGTCCCCTAACCTGCTGGGCCGCCCGAATCTGGGCTCCCTCCTGCTCCAGGAGCGGAATAAACGTGAGTGCAGCGGAAATGCCGAAGGCAAACCGGTACGGAACGCGAAGTCTGCGATTCAGCTCTGCCACCAGCTCCCGCGGGTCGGTCGTGACGATATACGCCATAGAGGACAGAAACAGCGTAAACATCCGAAGCGACATCGCTCCTGCAGCATTCAGCCCCTCCGTCGTAAGCGTCAAAGGTCCCCAGTGCAGCCACACGGTTTCCCCCTTAACCGTCAGACCGGTCAAGATGAAATACGGGACGGCCACGACGGCAATCAGCCGGATGCCAAGAAGCAAGCTGCTCCAGGATAGTCGTCCGGCGAATCGGGCCGTGCCAATGCATAGTAGAAGAAACACCGCCTGCTGCCAGGCCTGGTCCAGCATCATGGCGATCACCGCGGTACACAGCAGAATGACCAGCTTGCTTAGCGGATCATATCGATGAAGAAAGGAGCTCCCCCTTCTGTATTGAATCAACATGCTTATCCAACCTCTCCCTTGCGATAACTCCAATCCCTTTTTAGCATGGAAAAAACGACGGCATCCACATAACCCGCGGATGTATGCCGATACTCCCGCAATACGCCTTCCCGCGCATAGCCTAAACGCTCAAAAAGCCGTAACGCTCTGTCATTGCCCGGCTGAACAAAGGCTTCGATCCGATTCAGGCCCATCTCTTGAAAAGCAAATCTCATCGCTAGCCCGGCCGCTTCCGACATATAGCCTTGTCCCTGACAATCGCTCGCCAGCTCGCAGCCGAATTCGCCGCGGTACGCCCCTGCCAGCTGCCATTGGTTCAGTCCGCAGCTGCCAATGACCCGTCCGGAGCCGGCAAGCTCAATGCCCCACCTGAGCGTCTCCTCTTCTTCCGACAGGCCGTTGAGCCAGGCGATAAGCGCCGCCGCATCCGCATCCGCTTGCATAGGCGGCAGCTCGATAAACCTTCTCGTGTCCGGATCCGACCAGCAGCGGAGCATATCCGGAGCGTCTTCCTCAGTAAGTCTGCGGAGCAGGACCCGTTCGCCCGCGAGCTCCGGAATATGGCCTTCACATGCGTACACTGCGTTCACCCCCCTTAAGAAAAATTGCTGACTTGTAATTAACGTTTTCGGTGATACTAACTGCGTGTATAAAAGATGTATAGCTAATTAAGATCAAGATTCCTTTGGCCCGGGATGTGCAAGCATATCCTCATCCGGGCTTGGATGCTATCTATATTGATGGATTCGGGAGGCATCCGTCAATATGCGCAGCATCCCCCGTTCATCAGCATAGAACAGAGGAGGGATATTCGATATGTATATTACTATAGTCGTTCTGATCGTTGCTGCTCTTATCGCCGCAGCCATCACGGAGATCGGATATCTCCAAATCACGCGGATGAAAGTGAAAAATGACCTGAGGCTGTTCACCGTTCTTGAGCAGGCGGGATTGTACACGCGTGAAAGGTACGAATCGCTCAGCAAGCAAGAAGTGACCATTACCAGCTTTGACGGGTTGAGGCTGTGCGGCGCAGCAATCGAAGCGAATCCCGGCTCCAAGCACTGGATGCTCATCGTTCACGGGTATACCGGGTCCCGGGCGGTATCCACCCAGTTTATCGATATGTACACCGAGGAAGGCTACAATGTGCTGCTGATCGATCAGCGCCGGCACGGCCTTAGCGAAGGCCGCTATACGACGTACGGCTATTATGAAAAATACGATGTCCAGGCATGGATTCGCTGGCTTACCTCGCAATACGGGAAGGATATCGCTGTCGGACTGCATGGGCAATCCCTTGGCGGAGGCACCGTTCTGGAATATTTATCGATCGCGGCTCCGCAAGTGAAGCTTGTCATCGCAGACTGCCCCTATTCCGATCTGACGGACCTCATCCGCCACCAGCTGTCCTCGCTTCATAAAATCCCGGCCAGACCTTTCCTTTCCTGGGTCAATGCCCGCATACGCCGGAAAGCCGGCTTCAGCCTGAATCAGGTCAGCCCGATCCGTGCAGTACGGGAAAGTACGCTTCCCGTCATGTTTATCCATGGGTCGAAGGACAATTACGTCCCAACCCGGATGAGCCTTGAAATGTATGAGGCAAAGCCTGAGCCGAAGAAGCTGCTCGTTATTGAAGGAGCTATTCATGCCAATGCCTATCATATTGATCCGAAAGGCTACAGGGAAGAGGTCCATT from Paenibacillus ihbetae includes:
- a CDS encoding alpha/beta hydrolase, producing MYITIVVLIVAALIAAAITEIGYLQITRMKVKNDLRLFTVLEQAGLYTRERYESLSKQEVTITSFDGLRLCGAAIEANPGSKHWMLIVHGYTGSRAVSTQFIDMYTEEGYNVLLIDQRRHGLSEGRYTTYGYYEKYDVQAWIRWLTSQYGKDIAVGLHGQSLGGGTVLEYLSIAAPQVKLVIADCPYSDLTDLIRHQLSSLHKIPARPFLSWVNARIRRKAGFSLNQVSPIRAVRESTLPVMFIHGSKDNYVPTRMSLEMYEAKPEPKKLLVIEGAIHANAYHIDPKGYREEVHSFLREYMGQPEISPQPRLQQAELSSVPMDRSLESV
- a CDS encoding MarR family winged helix-turn-helix transcriptional regulator, whose protein sequence is MKVTMDRKTQLAMSLYKVFTNSFKSVNEHVINGGKTEGLNPTSFAVMEILHNTGRLPIQQIGSQLLLQSGNVTYVVDRLEEKGLVRRSPCPEDRRVIYAELTPEGEALMQRLYPEHERQILYALEGLNEEEKLQLIRLLRKMGDYAKQAHSSAGR
- a CDS encoding energy-coupling factor transporter transmembrane component T family protein; this encodes MLIQYRRGSSFLHRYDPLSKLVILLCTAVIAMMLDQAWQQAVFLLLCIGTARFAGRLSWSSLLLGIRLIAVVAVPYFILTGLTVKGETVWLHWGPLTLTTEGLNAAGAMSLRMFTLFLSSMAYIVTTDPRELVAELNRRLRVPYRFAFGISAALTFIPLLEQEGAQIRAAQQVRGHQPPKGLMGRIRYGMAFVSSVLLNALRRVQQTAGAMEAKGFGAHPDRTFRQTVNVSPMHVISAFVYVLLTVLLGWIV
- a CDS encoding GNAT family N-acetyltransferase, with the protein product MYACEGHIPELAGERVLLRRLTEEDAPDMLRCWSDPDTRRFIELPPMQADADAAALIAWLNGLSEEEETLRWGIELAGSGRVIGSCGLNQWQLAGAYRGEFGCELASDCQGQGYMSEAAGLAMRFAFQEMGLNRIEAFVQPGNDRALRLFERLGYAREGVLREYRHTSAGYVDAVVFSMLKRDWSYRKGEVG
- a CDS encoding ECF transporter S component → MAMLAAVNAVITVYIGPVNKLLSSLGGPIATSTTTGIYMVYGLLAYYIIRKPGTAVVTYAIGGTIQAMTGTVYGIASCFVAAACYMVIAEIIFAAMRYRNWSAGVLMLAGGAMVPLWFVFAANMFGYTAWPIGVLGIALVVRILSGIFLCGLLTKVLGEALAKTGLLRRFAVSAKG
- a CDS encoding MDR family MFS transporter — translated: MNALKQNKRGYILVGILLSTFMAAIEGTVVGPAGPAIISSFGSVSLMSWIFTAFLLTMAVTTPIFGKVSDLYGRKPVFLYGSLIFLAGSLLCGLSQSMTQLIIFRAIQGIGAGAVIPVTFTIIGDIYNLEERGKVQGMISSVWGISSLIGPLIGGYFVDFLSWHWIFVFHMPFGVVSIWLILRYFREERTARKVSIDYTGAALFAVGMTALLFALAVGGGEGYSWTSPMMIGLIGGSVVLLIAFLIVESRVKEPMLPLNLFRIRDISVSTLANILVSALIIGLTTYLPLWIQGVRGGNATLSGLSLAPMSIGWLIGSVIGGRLIVKTGSRKTALIGVVFLIIGAVGLAFMYKETALALLLTFTFIYGLGFGYISTLFQIIAQSSVGYQVRGASTALNSFIRTFGQTVGVAVFGLWVNAGIASRLAAEPDAGGISSDDINKLLTPHGTAELPEGAGGMLSGILEGSLNSLFVGMAVMAVVCMLIVAAFRNAPPQPEDETDGEASPGN
- a CDS encoding ABC transporter ATP-binding protein translates to MIGLIGTKVECRDLGFIYDGEEQPVLHQLSFTVQPGERMAVIGASGCGKSTLCQLLSGLLPRSGGGTREGVLLLDGMDPASAPLADVTEAMGVLFQDPDAQLVQGIVEDEAAFGPENLRAAPEEIERRIAASLTAVDLLDRRSDPVRSLSGGQRQRTAIAAVLALQPRLYVFDDACASLDAAAQARFLQLCVALQGEGRTLITASGRFDDAARAAQRVIVLDGGTVVLDGPPEELLRRCGEQLAQLGLLPRPAGEAAGGAAARGAVAPPTAARSRAPADGTAGMQGAASQSASAAPVTAAAPNAPAARAPVPLLELRSLRYSYPGGREALSSVDSVLEPGSWTLLTGENGSGKTTLSRLIMGLLPAPKGSILWQGEDLTGIPVHRRAERIGYVFQQPEYMFTAPNVWEELVYSLHGGLPAAKRPPLTDAQQSRANYLLHTAGLSKRLHMSPYLLSQGEKRLLSLISQMILARPLYILDEPTSGMDYAAMDRIVQLCRFVTDEGAAILMITHDPAIMRPYADSVIHLRGRNPEESVHMPQQPL